The following proteins come from a genomic window of Metarhizium brunneum chromosome 2, complete sequence:
- the ADE2 gene encoding Phosphoribosylaminoimidazole carboxylase, with product MSPKTPVVGLLGGGQLGRMLCESGAPLDAQIAVLDAENCPAKQINNNRHHVTGSFKDPVKIKELAANCDILTVEIEHIETEVLEEIDTNGVQVRNADGTTTNKKVAIHPSWRTLRLVQNKYEQKEYLKNQGIPIAEQMAIESGDAMLASMGEASEKFGFPWMLKARKDSYDGRGNFKISNQKDLEQAVKEFGNLSCYAEKWVPFELELAVMVIRTEDDSGKMKRVVPYPVVETVHEDNICSKVFMPPRNVSENVCKKAQKVATSVVEKLWGRGVFAVEMFLTKEGDIIFNECAPRPHNSGHASIESVPYMSQFKAQLTAILDEPLPEVLEPHVSSSIMINILGGADPDSHLPLVEKAKSMYGSRTAVYVHLYGKESKPSRKIGHITVTGFGSIKDLEAFAQPLLKMVDAIRQERLQASSKALRVQAAPTPGNPKVAKGNPLVLVTMGSDSDLPVLKAGIDILNQFGVPWEVDITSAHRTPAKMAQVAIDAADRGIKVIIAAAGGAAHLPGMLAAYTPLPVIGVPVKATHLDGLDSLLSIVQMPRGVPTATVAINNSTNAALLAIRFLGAFIPDLLEKMKKYQLEMEHQVKDKATTLRDIDVDAYLAKMGKK from the exons ATGAGCCCAAAAACTCCTGTTGTTGGCCTCCTCGGGGGCGGGCAGCTAGGGAGAATGCTTTGCGAGAGCGGGGCCCCTCTTGATGCTCAGATTGCCGTTCTCGACGCCGAAAATTGCCCGGCCAAGCAAATCAACAACAATCGCCATCATGTCACCGGTTCATTCAAAGATCCtgtcaagatcaaagaactcgCTGCCAACTGCGACATTCTCACGGTTGAGATTGAGCACATTGAGACTGAGGTTCTCGAGGAAATTGACACCAATGGCGTACAAGTTCGCAACGCTGATGGGACCACGACAAACAAAAAGGTCGCCATTCACCCCTCCTGGAGGACTCTTCGTCTTGTTCAGAACAAGTACGAACAAAAGGAGTATTTAAAAAACCAAGGAATCCCAATCGCTGAACAAATGGCAATTGAATCTGGCGACGCCATGCTTGCTTCGATGGGGGAAGCCTCCGAAAAGTTTGGCTTTCCCTGGATGCTGAAAGCCCGAAAGGACTCCTATGACGGCAGGGGAAACTTCAAAATCTCCAACCAAAAAGATCTAGAGCAGGCAGTCAAGGAATTCGGCAATTTATCATGTTATGCCGAGAAATGGGTCCCATTTGAGCTGGAACTAGCCGTCATGGTCATCCGAACAGAAGATGATAGCGGCAAGATGAAGCGTGTTGTTCCTTATCCTGTTGTCGAGACGGTCCACGAGGATAACATCTGTTCAAAGGTCTTCATGCCCCCGCGAAATGTATCCGAGAATGTGTGCAAAAAGGCGCAAAAGGTTGCGACATCTGTGGTCGAGAAGCTTTGGGGCAGAGGTGTCTTTGCCGTCGAGATGTTTTTGACAAAGGAAGGTGATATAATCTTCAACGAGTGTGCCCCTCGACCCCATAATAGCGGCCATGCCTCCATCGAGTCTGTCCCGTACAT GTCCCAGTTCAAGGCTCAGCTGACTGCCATCCTCGATGAGCCCCTTCCCGAAGTTTTAGAACCACACGTCTCGTCCAGCATTATGATCAATATTCTGGGCGGCGCTGACCCAGACTCTCACCTGCCTCTTGTCGAGAAAGCCAAGTCCATGTATGGCAGCAGGACAGCCGTCTATGTGCACCTCTACGGCAAAGAGTCCAAGCCCAGCCGCAAGATTGGACACATTACGGTCACTGGTTTCGGTTCAATTAAGGATTTGGAGGCGTTTGCTCAGCCATTGCTCAAAATGGTAGACGCCATTCGCCAGGAACGACTTCAGGCATCAAGCAAAGCATTACGTGTTCAAGCTGCTCCTACCCCGGGCAACCCAAAGGTAGCCAAGGGAAATCCTCTTGTCTTGGTGACCATGGGCTCAGATTCCGACCTTCCCGTGCTCAAGGCTGGTATAGACATCCTAAATCAGTTTGGCGTTCCCTGGGAAGTTGATATTACCTCCGCACACCGAACGCCTGCCAAGATGGCGCAGGTTGCCATCGATGCGGCAGATCGCGGGATTAAGGTGATCATCGCAGCGGCTGGCGGTGCAGCTCATTTACCCGGCATGTTGGCAGCGTACACACCTCTGCCTGTCATTGGTGTGCCAGTCAAGGCTACGCACCTGGATGGATTGGACTCCCTTCTCAGCATTGTCCAGATGCCG CGCGGTGTGCCCACTGCAACCGTGGCAATCAACAATTCCACTAATGCTGCCTTGCTCGCCATCCGATTTCTTGGCGCCTTTATCCCAGATCTACTggaaaagatgaagaagtaCCAGCTGGAGATGGAGCATCAGGTCAAAGACAAGGCCACCACGTTGAGGGATATTGATGTGGATGCATATCTGGCAAAGATGGGCAAAAAATAA